The Flavobacterium sp. CBA20B-1 genome includes the window GTTACATAATTCATAAGGCAAAATACATTATTTTTTAATTTCATTTATTATTCTGTCAACACATTCCTGAAGATTATTTTTAACTTCCTTACTCCAGAACCTGAATACTTCCCAACCATTATAAGTAAGAAATTCGTTTACTTCTTTATCCCGTTCTATATTTCTTCCTATTTTTTTGTGCCAGAATTCCTGATTGGATTTTATTCTGAATTTCTCTGTTTCCCAATCTTTGCCGTGAAAAAATTCGCTATCGACAAAAACTGCAATTTTGTGTTTTTTGAAGACTAAATCAGGTTTGCCGAAAACTGTTTTGTCATTTTTACGATACCTGTACCCTGAATGCCATAGTGCTTTTGCTAAGCGGATTTCATCCTTAGTTCCTGTCGCTTTGATAGCCCGCATATTTTTTGAGCGCTGTTCAGGTGTATGGACATCCATAAATAAATTTATTTTAATAAAGTATCATATATTTCATCAACATTAAAATCAGGAGAGCCTTGTCTTGAATAATAAAATGAAAATCGGGAGACGATATCTTTTGTGAAACTATTATTTACAGAAGTAAGTCTGGTAAATCGATTAGTAATATCATTTTTATTTACTGATTTTAATAACTGAAAATCAATCAGACCGGCAGAGAGATCTTTATACTCAGGTAAAAAATGATACTTAGGGATATTATTCTTAATCAGGTTTTTTAATTTGCCGGATGCATTATTTCTTTTGTCTTTTCCAAGTTCATTATTATTAATTATCGCCTTTAGTTCTGATATCTGTCCGTTTCTCTTATCTTCTACTTCGACCAATAATACATTTTCAGTTTTTCCCTCATGAGCTAAATCACAGGAAGGAGTTAAAACAATATATCTCTTTTGCGAGTCATTTTCAAGCAATATATCTCCGGTGAATAGTTTCGTTTTTATTGGTGGGGTGATATATATTTCTGCCGGATGGTAATCTTCGAAATCAGATTCTGTTGTCAATTCCAAATATTCCTGAATATGAAGTAAAATATATCTTTCTAAAATTTTTTGCTTCTGCTCTGGTGTTCTTGACTGGTCATTAATCCAGATATCCATTGAAGCAGATAAATGATCCCAGAAAATCTTATTCAGGTATTCATCTATTTTGCCTTTTCTTCCTAAAATATGAGTGATACCTGTATTATAAACTTCAATTATCTCAGAAAGGACATCCTGAAAATTTCCATCTCTTGAACGCTTCTTAAAAAGGAAATTTTCTTCTTTATCAATCTGAGCGATACTTCCGGAAACAATAAATAATGGAAATCTTAGTTTGTCAATGATTTCATCAATTAACTCCAGTCCTTCCAGATCAACCGTATTGGAGGAAAGCCTTAAATCCACTATAGCAGCGTCATATTCAGAACTTAATAGAGCCTTTTTAGCTTCATCAAGACTATTTAAAGGAATAGGGATAATTTCTGTGCCATTCTGTTTATTGAATGATTCAATTACATCAATATAAAGCTGTATTTGTGTTGCTTCATCCTCTACTATCAATAATCTCATAATCTATTGTATTTTTACTTCAATTTTGAAAAAAGCACCATCTTCTGAATAAATAGCTTTCAGGTCGCCATCATTTCTGTCAATTGCTTCTCCTGCAATGGCCAGACCAAGCCCTGTTCCGCCTCCTGTTTTATTACTGAATTCGGGTTCGAAAATGACTTCATTCTCAATCAAATGTTTTTCTATACCAGGACCTGAATCTCGGTATTCAATTATAATCAATTCATCTTCTTCATAAACCTTAAGACTAATCTGTTTTGGCTTATCTGTGTTGGATTGTAACCAGAAAATACTGTTATCAACAAGATTGGTAAGAACGATGTAAAAGTCTTCTTTCCACCCATAAACTGTCTGATTAATATCACAGTCAATTTTTACTTCGATCTGTTGATTTGCTAATTCCAGCTGAAAAACATCTATGACATTATTAATGACATCACGTAAATTGAAATCTTTTTTCCTGTCACGTTTTTTTGCAGATAGCGGATCCAGTTTACCAAAGAGTTTGACAAATATTTCTCCCTGCTCTTCTATAACAGACAATCTATGAATAATTTTATCTAAAAGTTCCTGACTGAAATTTTCTTCCAATTCCTTTGACCAATCATAAATCAGCGGAATCTGGTTTTTAAAATATCCAAGTGGTTTTCTGCCTTCATGTAGAACGACATTAACAATTTTCCCGACAGTAGCCTGTCCCTGATACAAGGCAATAACCTGCTTTAATTCATCTGCAATTTTGTTACTTTTCTCTTCTTTCTCAGAGATAAGTTTATTGATTTTTTCCCTTTTGGATTTCTCGATACCTAAAACATCAAGTTCTTTATCGATCTTCTCCTGAAGATCTTTAAAATTATAGAGTGCCTTTATTTTTTCATTGATGTCTCTGTTACTTCTTCCAAGTCCTACATTTTGTCTGTAAGCAAACCTTCTGTTTTCAAGCTCTTTTAAAACCTGTTTTGCAACTTCACGCAGGCCAAAGTATTCTGCATTTTCCTTTAACCCATCCCTTGCAGACTTTTCAACTAATCCGGATGAATCTTCTGATTGGATATGAATAAACCCGATTACCTGATCGCAACCAACTCTTAATGAAGGATTCTGAACCCTTTCATTATCCAGGTATAGCCAGTCAAACCCTGCATCTCCTAAAGGTCTTATTCTGAATCCATTGCGATAAACTCCAACACCATTAAATGTATCCAGGATAATCCGCGCTTCTCTTCTACCTACATACTCACCCGTCACAGGGTCTTTTAATCCTCTTTCTATTAATCCGTCTATAGAAGCAGGGTCTCTGTCAAATACTCTGAAATCTATCTTTAGTTCTCCACAATAGCTTTGCTTATCTTCGTTACTGTCATGGTTCAGTAATATTTTAAAGTCTTTTAATTCTTCAACAGGAGCCCCTTTAATCCTGTTGTTCTCAAATTTCAGGCTGGCAACACCATCCTCAGAAACAGTTCCTGAAATTCTATAATCAAATAACTCGAACAGAGGATAAGGCTCTATGTCTTCTTTAACATTGGAATATCCTTCGAAAGGAAAATCTCCCAATTCAAGAGTTATTTTAAATTTATCCTTATCTTCCTTTTCTAGTTCTTCATCAACCGGATGAATAAGTTTTTTTAGTTCAGATTTTAGGTTTCTTAACTGTTTGGCATCCCACTCATTTAAATGGTTTTCATCGCCTACAATTATAATTTCAGTTCCACTGGGTCTGTCTGTCCTGAAATTTTCGATCAGAACATCAACATCATTGAGATATTTAGCATCTTCAAAGTGTTTCCAGATAAGGTATAATGTTGTCAAATCTCCTGATTCATCAACAGTCTGTAAAACAAGATCGTCCCCAATCATAGATGCAGAATATCTTCCGATTCCCTTTTTTCCCTGCATTATTCTTTTTTTCGGACTTAGTTTTCTGTGTAATTTATCATCAGTTGAGGGAACCATCCATTTATCTGTAACTGTTTCAAAGGACATTCCGTGTCCTTCGTCTTTTATGATTACTCTAATTCCTTTTATGATTTTTTCTTTATCCTCCTCAATAATCTTTTTTTCAAAAGGTAACAGAGAAACTTTACATAAAGGAGAGTCCGCATCATAAGAATTTTTAACTAACTCAACAATTGCAGCATACTTATCTTTTATAAGATCTCTTCCGATTGTAATAATGTGTCTTCCGGCAGGTCTTATTTTATATAAACCGTCTTTAATTTTTAACTCTTCACTCATAATAATTCTTTCATTTTTTTAGCAATAGCATAAGCCATTAGTGGTGGTACTGCATTACCAATTTGTTTAAATGCTGCTGAGCGAGAACCCTCAAAATAAAAATCATCCGGAAATGACTGTAATCTGGCGGCTTCCCTTACCGAAATAGAGCGACATTGCTCTTCATCCGGATGTATGTAATAATGACCATCTTTTGCAATATGTGCCACCACAGTATGTGAAACCCCTGTACCATTAACTACCTTAAATCTATCAATAAATGAAGATTCATTTTTATGTGTTTTAAGTTCTTCTGGTAAGTCAGGATATTTTAATCTTATCTTTTCATTATTCCATTTTTGAATAGCTGTTTTGTATATTGCCAGATCCCTCTCATTATGACGGCGTGAAATATGCTGTGTTACAAAATCAATTCCGTTTCTTAATTCAAACTTTTCAAGATAATTATTCTTTAACTTCATGTAATTTATATACTGATAACCTTCACCAGGTTTTAATTCTGGTAAGTCCTCAAAAGCTTCATTAACAGTATATTTTTTCTTTACTTTATCAAAATCCGGAAAACCAAAATCCGATTCTTTTTTCCAGCCAACAATAATGATTCTTTTTCTTGCCTGAACCACTCCATAATCTGAAGCATTCAGCATTTCGTAATATACTTCGTACCCTAACTTTCTGAAATACGCTTTTAAATTTTTAAAGTGTTGCCCTTTATTTGCACTTAAAATTCCCGGAACATTTTCAAAAACAAACGCTTTAGGACTAAATTCCTTTAAAAACCTGCCATACTGTATATATAGTCTATTTCTAGGATCATTTTCTATATTTTCCTGAAATCGACCTAAAAGAGAATATGCCTGACAGGGAGGACCTCCAATTATTAAATCAATATTCTGTTTTTGTTCATTAATTTTTCTGAAAATGTCTTTTATAGAATTATCATCTATCTCAACATTTATAACAGAATTCAGAATTTCATCAGGTATATTTTTGTAAAATTCATCCCTGCCTATTTCCTTTTTTATATAACTATAATATACATCTAATTTTTTTTCTGATTTGAGATAATGATATGCAGCTCTTGTTTTTATTGTAAAACAGGCTTCTACATTCATCTCGATGTGAGCAACAGGATTGAATCCGGCTTTAGTGAAGCCCTCGGACATCCCGGATGCCCCCGCAAATAAATCTATGAAATTTATCTTTTCCATATTCAATTTTTCAACTTAAGATGTCCGTATAATTTTGCTAAAATCTCTGATGCAGGTGTATCTAATGCTAAAGAAATCAGATATAATTCTTCTGCTTTTATTTTGCTTTTATCATTTCTACTCAGCTCACTTAACCGAGAGGAACTAATTCCGGTTTTCCTCGCTATCTCAGATTTATTAATTGACTTCTGTTTAAAATATTTGCCTAATTCGGTCATCAAAACTTGATTTAGTTGCCTCAAATGTACTTTATTATTTTTAGATTTTCTAAAAAAATATATCTAAAATCCAGAAATATTTATAGAAAAAAATCTTATTATATTTTTCTATAATGATAAAAGTTCAGTTGTATATGTAATGGCACAATACGTCCCCCTAAAACACTATAATTTTCCCTCTCTCACCCTCCACTCATTAAAGAGTTTTGATTGGAATTGAGAAACAGTGCAAAAAAAACACTTATCCCAACCTATATTTTTGCACCTTTTCTAAGTTTTAGTTAATGAAAGAAATTATCTAAAAAAACAACAAAAACACAGCAAAGATAAGGCGGACAGCCACCGTGCCACCCGACCAAAAGCTTACGGCATAGTGACAAAATAAATACATAGCTTGGTAAAGCTATGTATTTATTTTGTCACCCTTCGGGGCTTATTTCGTTTTCTTCTGGTTTTTCCGCCTGTCCATCTTGATGGAATAGTTTTCTTTTTTTCTTTTGAAAACAATTTTAAAAGAAGATGAGGAGTTACTAAGTACCTATTTCATTTAGAGTATCATATAAATATAAAGTTTTATTGTAAATTTGTTACACATTACTACAATTTTGGATGCAAAGAAAAATAAAAGATGATATTTATTTTTTGAGTAAAGTAAATAAAATTTTACAAAAATACTCAAAGACAAATGATTTATCTGAATTAAAGGTTTCATTTAGAGATATTGATTTTCAATTTAAAAATTCGATTCAGCTTATCGAATCGGGCTTGGAATTATTTTTCTTTAACTGCTCTTTGTCTGGAGAAAGAATTGACTTTACGATTAATGAAATTTCTGGAAAATCTAATAGTATTGAGTTCAGAAATTGTGAAATTAGTTCTGATTTTTTTATAAAAGATTCTAAACTTCAATATTTGGTATTTAACAATGTAGAAATAGCGTCATCACACTTTCACGTATCATCTAATGATATATATAGTTTTTCAATTGTTGGAAATCCAGAGAGTTTGAATAAAATAAATACACTAATCCTAAATCAGAATGAAAAGATAGATTATATTGATTTTCGACTGAATCAATTTGAAATGCTTTACATCAATAATAATAATTTTTACAAAGGATTTACTCTTAATGCGAACAATATTGAAAGATTACAGATTGAAAAATGTACATTTAAAAGAGACTTTGAATTTTGGAAAAATACACTTGGAGATTTTTCTTTAGTTAAAAAATCTTCAATAGGAGAAGTTAAGGCAAAACAATCTAATTTTGGAGTAGAAACGGAGTTTAGAGATGTTGATTTTATAGAAAGAGTTGATTTTACAGAATTACAATCGGAGAAAACAACGTTAAAGTTTAAGAATTGTACTTTTCAAAAAAACACATATTTCGACAATTCGACAGTTTTAAAAATAGAATTTAGTTCAGTTGTATTTCAAGGAATAACATCTTTTCAATCATTAAATTGTTTATACTTAATCAAGTTTACAACCTCTTATTTTGAAAAGGTTGGTTTCTTTGAGGGAATGAAATTGGGTAGTAAAAACTCAATTGACATGAATACTATAAGAACTATCAAAGGTCAATTATTAAGGTCGGAAAGTAAGATAGACTATTTGAAGTATAATGCGTTAGAGCAAAGGAAACATTTTCAAAAACTTAAAATAAAGGATTCGGATTTCTATATTTTAATGCTTAACAGTAAATCGAATGATTTTGGAAGAAATTGGTTCAAGGGTGTAAAATTCACATTCAAAGTAAGTGTCTTTTTCTTCTTAATGATGATTATGGTTAATTCTTTTGTTTCCTCAAAATATCCATTAAAATTTAACCTAAATGAATCTTTTGTCGATACATCTACAGTTCTGTCTGAATATTTGAAATTCACTTTTTCTTTAGGGTTTGGAAGTGAAGCATTTCAAAGTA containing:
- a CDS encoding helix-turn-helix domain-containing protein → MTELGKYFKQKSINKSEIARKTGISSSRLSELSRNDKSKIKAEELYLISLALDTPASEILAKLYGHLKLKN
- a CDS encoding DNA cytosine methyltransferase gives rise to the protein MEKINFIDLFAGASGMSEGFTKAGFNPVAHIEMNVEACFTIKTRAAYHYLKSEKKLDVYYSYIKKEIGRDEFYKNIPDEILNSVINVEIDDNSIKDIFRKINEQKQNIDLIIGGPPCQAYSLLGRFQENIENDPRNRLYIQYGRFLKEFSPKAFVFENVPGILSANKGQHFKNLKAYFRKLGYEVYYEMLNASDYGVVQARKRIIIVGWKKESDFGFPDFDKVKKKYTVNEAFEDLPELKPGEGYQYINYMKLKNNYLEKFELRNGIDFVTQHISRRHNERDLAIYKTAIQKWNNEKIRLKYPDLPEELKTHKNESSFIDRFKVVNGTGVSHTVVAHIAKDGHYYIHPDEEQCRSISVREAARLQSFPDDFYFEGSRSAAFKQIGNAVPPLMAYAIAKKMKELL
- a CDS encoding very short patch repair endonuclease — protein: MDVHTPEQRSKNMRAIKATGTKDEIRLAKALWHSGYRYRKNDKTVFGKPDLVFKKHKIAVFVDSEFFHGKDWETEKFRIKSNQEFWHKKIGRNIERDKEVNEFLTYNGWEVFRFWSKEVKNNLQECVDRIINEIKK
- a CDS encoding sensor histidine kinase encodes the protein MSEELKIKDGLYKIRPAGRHIITIGRDLIKDKYAAIVELVKNSYDADSPLCKVSLLPFEKKIIEEDKEKIIKGIRVIIKDEGHGMSFETVTDKWMVPSTDDKLHRKLSPKKRIMQGKKGIGRYSASMIGDDLVLQTVDESGDLTTLYLIWKHFEDAKYLNDVDVLIENFRTDRPSGTEIIIVGDENHLNEWDAKQLRNLKSELKKLIHPVDEELEKEDKDKFKITLELGDFPFEGYSNVKEDIEPYPLFELFDYRISGTVSEDGVASLKFENNRIKGAPVEELKDFKILLNHDSNEDKQSYCGELKIDFRVFDRDPASIDGLIERGLKDPVTGEYVGRREARIILDTFNGVGVYRNGFRIRPLGDAGFDWLYLDNERVQNPSLRVGCDQVIGFIHIQSEDSSGLVEKSARDGLKENAEYFGLREVAKQVLKELENRRFAYRQNVGLGRSNRDINEKIKALYNFKDLQEKIDKELDVLGIEKSKREKINKLISEKEEKSNKIADELKQVIALYQGQATVGKIVNVVLHEGRKPLGYFKNQIPLIYDWSKELEENFSQELLDKIIHRLSVIEEQGEIFVKLFGKLDPLSAKKRDRKKDFNLRDVINNVIDVFQLELANQQIEVKIDCDINQTVYGWKEDFYIVLTNLVDNSIFWLQSNTDKPKQISLKVYEEDELIIIEYRDSGPGIEKHLIENEVIFEPEFSNKTGGGTGLGLAIAGEAIDRNDGDLKAIYSEDGAFFKIEVKIQ